A single genomic interval of Antarcticibacterium arcticum harbors:
- a CDS encoding anthranilate synthase component I family protein, with the protein MYKLTTTYKKLLADTFTPVSVYLKVRDKYPNSLLLESSDYHASDNSFSYICCNPIASIKVDGGIITESFPDGTSKRTEITPGINIPEVINEFSLKFETSNSGFKFINNGLFGYIAYDGVKYFEKVSITKKEGDLQLPDIYYAVYQNIIAINHFNNEAYIFDHNHNSNSQLEEIEQFLKVKTFATYNFRRQEEPVSNLTDAEFRENVSLSKKHCQRGDVFQLVLSRRFSQSFKGDEFNVYRALRNVNPSPYLFYFDYGNFKIFGSSPEAQLVVKGDLAEIHPIAGTFKRTGNDEQDAELAKQLAADKKENAEHVMLVDLARNDLSRHSSGVKVEKYREIQFFSHVIHLVSKVTGIKNNKTSTMQVVADTFPAGTLSGAPKHSAMTLIEKYENVNRSAYGGAIGFMDFEGNFNHAIIIRSFVSKNHQLHYQAGAGIVSGSNEENELQEVYNKLGALTKAMELAEEI; encoded by the coding sequence ATGTATAAATTAACTACCACTTATAAAAAACTGCTGGCAGATACTTTTACCCCCGTAAGTGTATACCTAAAAGTTAGGGATAAATATCCCAACAGCCTCCTATTGGAAAGCAGCGATTACCATGCCAGCGATAACAGCTTCTCTTATATATGTTGTAATCCCATAGCGTCAATTAAAGTGGATGGTGGTATTATTACCGAATCCTTCCCAGATGGAACCAGTAAGAGAACAGAAATCACACCCGGAATAAATATTCCTGAAGTAATCAATGAATTTTCTTTAAAGTTCGAGACCAGTAACTCCGGGTTTAAGTTTATAAACAATGGCCTTTTTGGTTATATCGCGTATGATGGGGTAAAATATTTTGAAAAGGTTTCTATCACTAAAAAGGAAGGAGACCTGCAGCTACCCGATATCTATTATGCAGTTTATCAAAACATTATTGCAATTAACCATTTCAATAACGAGGCTTATATTTTTGACCATAATCATAACTCAAATAGTCAACTTGAAGAAATTGAACAGTTTTTAAAAGTAAAAACATTTGCAACATATAATTTTAGAAGACAAGAGGAACCGGTATCCAATTTAACAGATGCTGAATTTAGGGAAAATGTTTCCCTGAGTAAAAAGCATTGCCAGCGGGGCGACGTATTTCAACTGGTGCTTTCTAGAAGATTCTCTCAAAGTTTTAAGGGAGATGAATTCAATGTATACAGGGCTTTGCGCAATGTAAACCCCTCCCCTTACCTGTTTTATTTTGATTATGGGAATTTCAAAATATTTGGAAGTTCCCCGGAAGCCCAGTTGGTGGTAAAAGGAGATCTGGCCGAGATACATCCAATTGCGGGGACTTTTAAAAGAACCGGAAATGATGAACAGGATGCTGAACTTGCCAAACAACTTGCCGCAGATAAAAAAGAAAATGCAGAACATGTGATGTTGGTTGATCTGGCAAGGAATGATCTAAGCCGTCATAGCAGCGGCGTCAAGGTTGAAAAATACCGGGAAATCCAGTTCTTTTCACACGTTATACACCTGGTGAGCAAAGTTACCGGAATTAAAAATAATAAAACCTCTACTATGCAGGTGGTGGCTGATACTTTTCCCGCAGGAACCCTAAGTGGTGCACCCAAGCATAGTGCAATGACCCTTATTGAAAAATATGAGAACGTAAACAGGAGCGCTTATGGCGGAGCGATTGGTTTTATGGATTTTGAAGGAAACTTTAATCATGCAATTATTATACGCTCATTTGTAAGCAAAAACCACCAATTGCATTATCAGGCCGGTGCGGGAATCGTTTCAGGATCTAATGAAGAAAATGAATTACAGGAAGTATATAATAAACTGGGAGCTCTTACCAAAGCGATGGAACTTGCTGAAGAAATTTGA
- a CDS encoding uracil-DNA glycosylase family protein — protein MQSELFHHIHPYGPFIPENATKLIVGTLPPPRFTTGDLKEGDVDFCYGSRDGMLWVILDKLFDLNLTFENTARAIEQREQFLIKRGIGICDMVESSRRAKIDASDLGMQQVEMRNMLEILRTHPKIETLLFTGGNSKNGPEYFFRRHLKESGENFNLKVISNEIPRIHQFVLDGRLINTVSLIAPSGSANRAIGSLDHYKKMKIKDPEFNTIDFRILQYKGYF, from the coding sequence ATGCAGTCAGAGCTATTTCATCATATCCATCCTTATGGGCCTTTCATACCGGAGAATGCCACAAAATTGATAGTGGGTACTTTGCCACCGCCCCGCTTCACTACTGGTGACCTCAAAGAAGGTGATGTAGATTTTTGTTATGGAAGCAGGGATGGGATGTTGTGGGTGATCCTGGATAAATTATTTGATCTTAACCTTACATTTGAAAACACTGCCCGGGCAATTGAGCAACGGGAACAATTTTTAATTAAACGCGGCATTGGGATTTGCGATATGGTTGAAAGTAGCCGCCGCGCAAAGATCGATGCCTCCGATCTTGGAATGCAGCAGGTTGAAATGCGCAATATGCTGGAGATCCTAAGAACCCATCCAAAAATAGAAACTCTTTTGTTCACAGGAGGAAATAGCAAGAATGGCCCCGAATACTTTTTTCGCAGGCATCTTAAAGAAAGCGGTGAGAATTTTAATTTAAAGGTGATCTCCAATGAAATTCCAAGAATTCACCAGTTCGTCCTGGACGGAAGGCTTATAAATACCGTCTCGCTTATTGCCCCTTCAGGATCTGCAAACCGGGCTATTGGAAGTCTTGATCATTATAAAAAGATGAAAATAAAAGATCCTGAATTCAATACAATTGATTTCAGGATCTTACAGTATAAAGGTTACTTTTAA
- a CDS encoding phosphoribosylanthranilate isomerase: MGTPGNIREMESLKPDYLGFIFYEASPRNFINEIPEVSEKIKKTGVFVDASEDFIVQKTLQHKLNAIQLHGDESPEYCRNLRVTFQNRENGTGLEIFKVFAVNEEFDFSILNQYEGIVDFFLFDTKGGNKGGNGIPFNWELLKNYSSVTPFFLSGGIGLEDVVGLKKLKEFFEKTGKSRVFYGIDVNSKFEISPGEKDKNLLEEFSKKLTYQGLR; the protein is encoded by the coding sequence ATGGGAACTCCCGGTAACATCCGGGAAATGGAGTCCCTGAAACCAGATTACCTTGGATTTATATTTTATGAAGCATCTCCGAGAAATTTTATCAATGAGATCCCGGAAGTTTCAGAAAAAATAAAAAAAACCGGAGTTTTTGTAGATGCTTCTGAAGATTTTATTGTGCAGAAAACCCTCCAACATAAACTTAATGCTATCCAATTACATGGAGACGAATCCCCTGAATATTGCAGAAACCTTAGGGTTACTTTTCAAAATAGAGAAAACGGTACCGGTTTAGAGATCTTCAAGGTATTTGCAGTAAATGAGGAATTCGATTTCTCCATTTTAAACCAATATGAAGGAATTGTAGATTTTTTTCTATTCGATACCAAAGGGGGAAATAAAGGTGGAAATGGCATTCCATTTAATTGGGAGCTTCTAAAAAATTATTCTTCTGTCACCCCATTTTTTCTAAGCGGCGGTATAGGATTGGAAGATGTTGTAGGTTTAAAGAAATTAAAGGAATTTTTTGAAAAAACAGGAAAATCCCGGGTTTTCTATGGGATAGATGTGAACAGCAAATTTGAAATTTCTCCGGGAGAAAAGGATAAGAATTTGCTCGAAGAATTCAGTAAAAAATTGACATATCAGGGCCTTAGATAA
- the trpB gene encoding tryptophan synthase subunit beta, whose product MSYQVNEKGYYGDFGGAFIPEMLYPNVEELRSRYLEIMQEESFQKEFKYLLKEYVGRPTPLYFAERYSKKYNTRIYLKREDLCHTGAHKVNNTVGQILMAKRLGKKRIIAETGAGQHGVATATVCALMGLECIVYMGEVDIERQAPNVARMKMLGATVVPAKSGSRTLKDATNEAIRDWINNPVDTHYIIGSVVGPHPYPDMVARFQSVISEEIKIQLMEKEGRENPDFVVACVGGGSNAAGAYFHYLDKPEVGIIAVEAAGKGIYTGESAATSALGKEGIIHGSKTLLMQTEDGQITEPYSISAGLDYPGVGPMHANLFRTGRGEFISITDDAAMKAGRELAELEGIIPAIETSHALAIFKDRKFKEDDIVVVNLSGRGDKDLSTYIEYFNL is encoded by the coding sequence ATGAGTTATCAGGTAAACGAAAAAGGGTATTATGGTGATTTTGGAGGTGCTTTCATTCCCGAAATGTTATATCCAAATGTGGAAGAATTGCGGTCCCGCTATTTGGAAATAATGCAGGAAGAATCTTTCCAAAAGGAATTCAAATATTTGCTTAAAGAATATGTAGGCAGGCCAACTCCCCTATATTTTGCAGAGCGGTACAGTAAAAAATACAATACGAGGATCTATTTAAAACGTGAAGACCTTTGCCACACGGGAGCGCACAAGGTGAACAATACAGTAGGCCAGATCCTTATGGCAAAACGCCTTGGAAAGAAGCGCATTATTGCAGAGACGGGTGCAGGACAGCACGGCGTTGCAACCGCAACAGTGTGCGCACTCATGGGATTGGAATGTATTGTATATATGGGTGAGGTAGATATTGAACGCCAGGCTCCCAATGTTGCCAGAATGAAAATGCTGGGAGCAACTGTAGTTCCCGCAAAATCCGGCAGCCGAACATTAAAGGATGCCACAAATGAAGCTATCCGCGACTGGATCAACAATCCCGTAGATACGCATTATATCATAGGATCTGTAGTAGGTCCGCATCCGTATCCGGATATGGTAGCCCGGTTCCAGTCGGTTATTTCTGAAGAGATAAAAATTCAGCTTATGGAGAAGGAAGGCAGGGAGAATCCGGATTTTGTAGTGGCCTGCGTTGGAGGAGGCAGTAATGCGGCAGGGGCTTATTTCCATTACCTCGATAAACCTGAAGTGGGGATCATTGCAGTAGAAGCTGCGGGAAAAGGTATTTATACAGGAGAGAGTGCAGCTACCTCAGCTTTGGGAAAAGAAGGGATCATCCACGGCAGTAAAACACTATTGATGCAAACCGAAGACGGACAAATAACCGAACCATATTCCATCTCGGCAGGTTTGGATTATCCGGGTGTGGGGCCTATGCACGCTAACCTATTCAGGACGGGTCGTGGAGAATTTATTTCTATTACAGATGATGCCGCGATGAAAGCCGGAAGGGAATTAGCGGAACTGGAAGGCATCATTCCGGCCATTGAAACATCTCATGCACTGGCAATTTTTAAAGACCGAAAATTTAAAGAAGATGATATTGTGGTGGTCAACCTTTCTGGCCGGGGAGATAAAGATCTTAGTACCTACATAGAATATTTTAACCTCTAA
- the trpC gene encoding indole-3-glycerol phosphate synthase TrpC — protein MNILNRIIADKYKEVELKKQIISSKALSGYPLFERKTTSLVKALQNSSSGIIAEHKRRSPSKAVINQDLNVGEVAFGYEQAGVCGMSVLTDGKYFGGSLEDLILARATVHMPLLRKEFIVDEYQLLEAKAHGADVILLIAAVLTRDEIKNLSQFAQSLDLEVLLEVHNQEELEKSIMPSLDMMGVNNRNLKTFEVSTQISKDLSEKIPADFLKVSESGISSVDAIKDLQNYGYRGFLIGENFMKTEDPGKSASQFITKLNN, from the coding sequence ATGAACATTCTGAACAGGATCATTGCAGATAAATACAAGGAGGTTGAGTTGAAAAAACAAATAATATCCTCTAAAGCCCTTTCGGGATATCCGCTTTTTGAAAGAAAGACAACCTCTCTCGTAAAGGCTTTACAGAACAGCAGCTCGGGGATTATTGCCGAGCATAAGAGGCGCTCTCCTTCCAAAGCTGTAATAAACCAGGACCTCAATGTGGGGGAAGTTGCATTTGGTTATGAGCAGGCAGGCGTTTGCGGAATGTCTGTTTTAACTGACGGAAAATATTTTGGCGGCTCACTGGAGGACCTAATACTAGCCCGGGCCACTGTACATATGCCCCTGTTGCGCAAAGAATTTATTGTAGATGAATACCAGCTCCTGGAAGCTAAAGCACATGGTGCAGATGTTATTTTGCTTATAGCCGCAGTTCTTACCCGGGATGAAATAAAAAATTTATCTCAATTTGCCCAAAGTCTGGACCTGGAAGTTCTATTGGAGGTTCATAACCAGGAAGAATTGGAAAAATCAATAATGCCCAGCCTGGATATGATGGGAGTGAATAACCGGAATTTAAAAACCTTTGAAGTGAGTACGCAAATAAGTAAAGATCTTTCAGAAAAGATCCCTGCCGACTTCCTAAAGGTATCTGAAAGCGGAATTAGCAGCGTTGATGCTATAAAAGACCTTCAAAATTATGGATATCGCGGATTCCTTATTGGTGAAAATTTCATGAAAACAGAAGATCCCGGAAAAAGCGCGTCACAGTTCATCACAAAACTTAACAATTAA
- a CDS encoding anthranilate synthase component II produces MKNSEKSIARLGKPVSVLVIDNYDSFVYNLVHYLEELNCEVSVRRNNEISLEDVAHYDKILLSPGPGIPEEAGLLKAIVKEYAANKSILGVCLGQQAIGEVFGGNLINLETVYHGVATKVTKNVNDESLFNGIENEFEVGRYHSWVVDKNLPACLEATSYDENGQVMSLRHREYDVRGVQFHPESVLTPNGKLMIKNWVFSGVNSEKPQPEKELFPDTKSEL; encoded by the coding sequence ATGAAAAATTCAGAAAAAAGTATTGCTCGTCTCGGGAAACCGGTTTCGGTTTTGGTAATTGACAATTATGATTCCTTTGTTTACAATTTGGTGCATTACCTGGAGGAGCTGAATTGTGAGGTTTCCGTGAGGCGCAATAATGAGATCTCCCTTGAAGATGTTGCTCATTATGATAAGATACTCTTATCCCCGGGACCCGGCATCCCCGAAGAAGCAGGACTACTAAAGGCAATTGTAAAGGAATATGCTGCAAACAAAAGCATTTTAGGAGTATGCCTTGGCCAGCAGGCTATTGGAGAAGTTTTTGGCGGAAACTTGATCAACCTTGAAACCGTTTATCACGGGGTCGCAACGAAAGTAACAAAAAACGTAAATGATGAATCGCTTTTCAACGGCATTGAAAATGAGTTCGAAGTAGGCCGATATCACTCCTGGGTGGTAGATAAAAATCTCCCCGCCTGCCTGGAGGCTACTTCTTATGATGAAAATGGCCAGGTAATGTCCCTGCGTCACCGGGAATATGATGTGAGAGGAGTTCAATTTCACCCTGAATCTGTTTTAACTCCAAATGGAAAATTAATGATAAAGAATTGGGTGTTTTCTGGTGTAAATTCTGAAAAACCTCAGCCTGAAAAAGAATTATTTCCCGATACAAAATCTGAACTTTAA
- the trpD gene encoding anthranilate phosphoribosyltransferase, protein MKTLLNRLINHETISKTEAREALINISNGEYNQSQIAAFLTVYMMRSITIDELEGFRDALLELCLAVDLSAYDPIDLCGTGGDGKDTFNISTLASFITAGADIKVAKHGNYGVSSVSGSSNVMEHLGIKFSADPGFLEKCIDEAGICVLHAPLFHPAMKNVAPIRKSLAVKTFFNMLGPMVNPAFPPHQLVGVFSLELARMYGYLYQNTNKNFTILHALDGYDEISLTGPTKTISNSSEGMLEAIDFGVETLKASEIAGGGSIDSSAEIFLNILNGKSTDAQQNVVCANAGMAIATAQKLTPREGFEKAQESLHSGRALKAFKKLQELSK, encoded by the coding sequence ATGAAAACTTTGCTTAACCGACTTATAAATCACGAAACCATTTCAAAAACTGAAGCCAGGGAAGCTTTAATAAATATTTCAAACGGCGAATATAATCAAAGCCAGATCGCTGCTTTTTTAACGGTATATATGATGCGAAGCATCACGATTGACGAATTGGAAGGATTCCGGGATGCACTTCTGGAACTTTGTTTGGCCGTAGATTTGAGTGCATATGATCCAATTGACCTTTGTGGCACCGGTGGGGATGGCAAGGACACATTTAATATTTCAACCCTTGCTTCCTTTATTACCGCGGGTGCGGACATTAAAGTGGCAAAACATGGGAATTACGGTGTTTCCTCGGTAAGTGGCAGTTCCAATGTGATGGAACATTTAGGGATAAAATTTAGTGCAGATCCCGGTTTTTTAGAGAAATGTATAGATGAAGCAGGAATTTGTGTGCTCCATGCCCCGCTCTTTCATCCGGCTATGAAAAATGTGGCCCCCATAAGAAAATCACTGGCAGTAAAAACTTTTTTCAATATGTTGGGGCCTATGGTAAATCCGGCATTTCCGCCTCATCAACTGGTGGGGGTTTTTAGCCTGGAGCTGGCAAGAATGTATGGATATCTATACCAGAATACCAATAAGAATTTCACAATATTACACGCACTTGATGGATATGATGAAATATCCCTTACCGGCCCAACCAAAACTATTTCCAATTCTTCGGAAGGAATGCTGGAAGCAATAGATTTTGGAGTTGAAACCCTAAAAGCTTCTGAAATTGCCGGCGGAGGATCTATAGATTCTTCTGCTGAAATATTTCTCAACATTTTGAACGGTAAAAGCACCGATGCACAGCAAAATGTAGTGTGCGCAAATGCCGGTATGGCAATCGCCACGGCTCAAAAACTTACCCCCCGCGAAGGATTTGAAAAAGCACAGGAATCCCTTCACTCCGGAAGGGCATTAAAGGCATTTAAAAAACTGCAGGAACTAAGTAAATAA
- a CDS encoding 30S ribosomal protein THX, with protein MGKGDKKTKRGKIALGSSGRLRPRRKKFKIKPTTLADQDKTELK; from the coding sequence GTGGGAAAAGGTGATAAAAAAACAAAACGCGGAAAAATAGCCCTGGGCTCCAGCGGTCGCTTAAGACCACGCAGAAAAAAGTTTAAGATCAAGCCTACCACACTGGCAGACCAGGATAAAACCGAATTAAAATAA
- the trpA gene encoding tryptophan synthase subunit alpha, giving the protein MNRIQKIFQTENKRKLLSIYFTAGFPNINDTVSIIQDLEKSGVDFIEIGLPFSDPLADGPTIQESSTKALKNGMTTGKLFEQLKDIRSSVNIPLIIMGYFNPILQFGVEKFCAKCRKIGIDGLIIPDLPVDVYIDNYKAIFEEYGLINIFLITPQTSEDRIRLIDSVSNGFIYMVSSASVTGSTKGFGDETRKYFKRIAAMNLENPQVIGFGISDQETFSQATEYARGAIIGSAFVKHLDQNGTGKTPDFISSVRPLTGF; this is encoded by the coding sequence ATGAACAGAATTCAAAAAATATTTCAAACAGAAAACAAGAGAAAATTACTTTCCATATATTTTACAGCGGGATTTCCAAATATAAATGACACGGTAAGTATCATTCAGGATCTTGAGAAAAGCGGGGTAGATTTCATTGAAATTGGCCTACCTTTTAGTGATCCGCTGGCTGATGGGCCAACTATTCAGGAAAGTTCTACCAAAGCTCTTAAAAACGGAATGACCACCGGGAAGCTTTTTGAACAGTTAAAAGACATTAGATCCTCTGTAAATATCCCACTGATCATCATGGGATATTTCAATCCCATTTTACAATTTGGGGTTGAAAAGTTTTGCGCAAAATGCAGGAAAATAGGTATCGATGGCTTGATCATACCAGATCTGCCGGTAGATGTTTATATAGATAATTATAAAGCAATATTTGAAGAATACGGCCTTATTAATATATTCCTTATTACTCCCCAAACTTCCGAGGATCGCATCCGCCTGATTGATTCTGTTTCCAATGGATTTATTTATATGGTAAGCAGTGCCAGTGTAACCGGATCTACCAAAGGTTTTGGAGATGAAACCCGGAAATATTTTAAAAGAATTGCTGCCATGAATCTTGAAAATCCACAGGTAATTGGCTTCGGCATTAGTGACCAGGAAACTTTTTCCCAGGCCACAGAATATGCCAGAGGTGCCATCATAGGGAGTGCTTTTGTAAAACACCTTGACCAAAACGGAACCGGAAAAACCCCGGATTTCATTTCCTCTGTTCGCCCTTTAACAGGGTTTTAA